In Prunus dulcis chromosome 2, ALMONDv2, whole genome shotgun sequence, a single genomic region encodes these proteins:
- the LOC117619680 gene encoding acyl-CoA-binding domain-containing protein 1-like isoform X2, whose product MGEWQQLLQSIFLGLIFSYLLAKLIAIVISFKEDNLSITRAHTTPTDINLPRPKPQPHDDPPRSADLTSAAIEAESVVAEHGSVRNESSEAGSDDDWEGVESTELDELFSAATAFVASAATDRQKVSNDAQLQLYGLYKIATEGPCSVPQPSALKMTARAKWQAWQKLGAMPPEDAMEKYIDIVTELYPTWAAGLTVSRGGDGNAPGTDSNGPMGPVFSTFVYEEESENDSKMDAIHAFAREGEVDNLLKCIESGVSVDLKDSEGRTPLHWAVDRGHLNMAELLVSKNANVNAKDNDGQTALHYAVMCDREGVAEYLVKQNADTGAKDNDGSSPCDLCESNWPWLQRAKE is encoded by the exons ATGGGCGAGTGGCAACAGCTCCTCCAGTCGATATTTCTAGGCCTCATTTTCTCTTACCTCCTCGCCAAGCTCATCGCCATAGTCATCTCCTTCAAAGAAGACAATCTCAGCATCACTCGCGCGCACACTACTCCCACCGACATCAATCTACCCCGACCCAAACCCCAACCCCATGACGATCCTCCTCGCTCAGCCGATTTGACCTCCGCAGCAATCGAGGCCGAATCGGTCGTCGCAGAGCATGGCAGTGTCAGGAACGAGAGCAGCGAAGCTGGAAGTGACGATGACTGGGAAGGCGTGGAGAGTACAGAATTGGACGAACTGTTCAGCGCAGCGACAGCGTTTGTTGCATCAGCCGCGACGGATCGCCAGAAGGTATCGAACGATGCGCAGTTGCAGCTCTATGGGCTTTACAAGATTGCTACTGAGGGTCCCTGTAGCGTGCCGCAGCCATCGGCTCTGAAAATGACAGCTCGCGCCAAGTG GCAAGCATGGCAGAAATTGGGTGCTATGCCTCCTGAAGATGCCATGGAGAAGTACATTGATATTGTTACGGAGCTATATCCTACTTGGGCAGCAGGTTTGACTGTG AGCAGAGGCGGAGATGGTAATGCACCTGGTACAGATTCTAACGGACCAATGGGGCCAGTTTTCAGCACCTTTGTTTACGAGGAGGAATCTGAAAATGATTC CAAGATGGATGCCATTCATGCCTTTGCCAGAGAAGGAGAAGTGGATAATCTGCTTAAATGCATTGAAAGCGGTGTTTCAGTAGATCTGAAGG ATAGTGAGGGAAGGACCCCATTGCATTGGGCTGTGGATCGTGGGCATCTGAACATGGCAGAGCTACTTGTTAGCAAAAATGCCAATGTTAATGCAAAG GACAATGATGGCCAAACCGCACTGCATTATGCGGTTATGTGTGATAGAGAAGGCGTTGCTGAATATCTTGTGAAGCAAAATGCAGACACAGGTGCAAAAGACAATGATGGCAGCTCTCCGTGTGATCTCTGCGAGTCAAACTGGCCTTGGTTGCAGCGTGCAAAGGAGTAG
- the LOC117617070 gene encoding thylakoid lumenal 17.4 kDa protein, chloroplastic codes for MAASLASIPLSRNGLSLQFSPTKRHCFTVPEFHSPMRVCCSASRDGHELKENLSQLKQLKNVACGILAVWAVTAASPVIAAGQRLPPLSTDPSRCERAFVGNTIGQANGVYDKAIDLRFCDYTNEKSNLKGKSLAAALMSEAKFDGADMSEVVMSKAYAAGASFKGTDFSNAVLDRVNFEKANLQGALFKNTVLSGSTFNEAKLDGAVFEDTIIGYIDLQKLCRNTSLNEEGRATLGCR; via the exons ATGGCTGCTTCACTTGCTTCAATTCCATTGTCGCGCAATGGTCTCTCTCTCCAGTTCTCCCCAACGAAACGCCATTGTTTCACAGTTCCAGAATTCCACTCACCTATGCGTGTGTGTTGCTCTG CATCTAGGGATGGTCATGAATTAAAGGAAAACTTGTCTCAACTGAAGCAACTTAAGAATGTAGCTTGTGGCATTCTTGCTGTTTGGGCTGTGACTGCTGCCTCGCCTGTAATTGCTGCTGGTCag AGGTTGCCTCCATTGTCAACTGATCCAAGTCGGTGTGAGCGTGCATTTGTTGGCAACACAATAGGTCAAGCAAATGGAGTTTATGACAAGGCAATTGATCTCCGCTTCTGTGATTACACAAATGAGAAGTCCAACCTGAAGGGAAAGAGTCTTGCAGCAGCACTCATGTCTGAAGCAAAATTTGATGGTGCAGACATGTCAGAAGTTGTGATGTCAAAGGCTTATGCTGCAGGAGCTAGCTTCAAGG GTACAGATTTCTCAAATGCAGTTCTAGACCGAGTTAACTTTGAGAAAGCTAATCTGCAAGGAGCTTTGTTTAAGAACACTGTGTTATCAGGCTCCACCTTTAATGAAGCAAAACTTGACGGTGCAGTGTTTGAGGATACCATTATCGGGTACATTGATCTTCAGAAACTCTGTAGAAATACATCTCTCAATGAGGAAGGAAGAGCAACTCTGGGGTGTCGATGA
- the LOC117619680 gene encoding acyl-CoA-binding domain-containing protein 1-like isoform X1 → MGEWQQLLQSIFLGLIFSYLLAKLIAIVISFKEDNLSITRAHTTPTDINLPRPKPQPHDDPPRSADLTSAAIEAESVVAEHGSVRNESSEAGSDDDWEGVESTELDELFSAATAFVASAATDRQKVSNDAQLQLYGLYKIATEGPCSVPQPSALKMTARAKWQAWQKLGAMPPEDAMEKYIDIVTELYPTWAAGLTVKSRGGDGNAPGTDSNGPMGPVFSTFVYEEESENDSKMDAIHAFAREGEVDNLLKCIESGVSVDLKDSEGRTPLHWAVDRGHLNMAELLVSKNANVNAKDNDGQTALHYAVMCDREGVAEYLVKQNADTGAKDNDGSSPCDLCESNWPWLQRAKE, encoded by the exons ATGGGCGAGTGGCAACAGCTCCTCCAGTCGATATTTCTAGGCCTCATTTTCTCTTACCTCCTCGCCAAGCTCATCGCCATAGTCATCTCCTTCAAAGAAGACAATCTCAGCATCACTCGCGCGCACACTACTCCCACCGACATCAATCTACCCCGACCCAAACCCCAACCCCATGACGATCCTCCTCGCTCAGCCGATTTGACCTCCGCAGCAATCGAGGCCGAATCGGTCGTCGCAGAGCATGGCAGTGTCAGGAACGAGAGCAGCGAAGCTGGAAGTGACGATGACTGGGAAGGCGTGGAGAGTACAGAATTGGACGAACTGTTCAGCGCAGCGACAGCGTTTGTTGCATCAGCCGCGACGGATCGCCAGAAGGTATCGAACGATGCGCAGTTGCAGCTCTATGGGCTTTACAAGATTGCTACTGAGGGTCCCTGTAGCGTGCCGCAGCCATCGGCTCTGAAAATGACAGCTCGCGCCAAGTG GCAAGCATGGCAGAAATTGGGTGCTATGCCTCCTGAAGATGCCATGGAGAAGTACATTGATATTGTTACGGAGCTATATCCTACTTGGGCAGCAGGTTTGACTGTG AAGAGCAGAGGCGGAGATGGTAATGCACCTGGTACAGATTCTAACGGACCAATGGGGCCAGTTTTCAGCACCTTTGTTTACGAGGAGGAATCTGAAAATGATTC CAAGATGGATGCCATTCATGCCTTTGCCAGAGAAGGAGAAGTGGATAATCTGCTTAAATGCATTGAAAGCGGTGTTTCAGTAGATCTGAAGG ATAGTGAGGGAAGGACCCCATTGCATTGGGCTGTGGATCGTGGGCATCTGAACATGGCAGAGCTACTTGTTAGCAAAAATGCCAATGTTAATGCAAAG GACAATGATGGCCAAACCGCACTGCATTATGCGGTTATGTGTGATAGAGAAGGCGTTGCTGAATATCTTGTGAAGCAAAATGCAGACACAGGTGCAAAAGACAATGATGGCAGCTCTCCGTGTGATCTCTGCGAGTCAAACTGGCCTTGGTTGCAGCGTGCAAAGGAGTAG
- the LOC117619420 gene encoding glucan endo-1,3-beta-glucosidase, translating to MANSLPNFASSGCCVLLLLVSIFIQGGVQGSIGVNYGTVANDLPPPTHVAHFLLESTIINRVRLFDANPDILQAFAHTGIAVTITVPNDQIPHLTKLSFAQQWLKSNVQPYVQATNIVRILIGNEVLSTTNKLFIAGLVPAMQTLHAALVDASLDRKIKVSTPHSLGILSSSSPPSSGKFRQGYDVHVLKPLLSFLKATNSPFMVNPYPYFGFSADTLDYALFRPNSGVFDDKTKLLYTNMLDAQLDAVFSAMKLLGFVDLEIVIAETGWPSECDPAQVGVDPQSAADYNGNLIRHVTSGNGTPLMPNRTFETYIFALFNENLKPGPTCERNFGLFRPDMTPVYNVGILRHTASSSTPLNPGPVPVPGLAPESPSPPHGEKLWCLPKRRADAEALQRNIDYVCGLGLNCGPIKQGGPCFMPNTVRAHAAYAMNRYFQAMGRNGYDCEFEGTGATTAVDPSYGKCKY from the exons ATGGCAAATTCTCTTCCCAATTTTGCATCATCTGGATGCTGTGTTTTACTCCTTCTTGTCTCAATCTTCATTCAAG GAGGAGTGCAAGGATCTATTGGGGTGAACTATGGCACGGTGGCAAATGACCTCCCTCCGCCAACCCACGTCGCCCATTTCCTTTTAGAATCCACCATCATCAACCGTGTTAGGCTTTTTGATGCAAACCCTGATATACTACAAGCCTTTGCTCACACTGGCATTGCAGTCACAATCACTGTCCCAAATGACCAAATCCCCCACCTTACCAAGCTTAGCTTTGCCCAACAATGGCTCAAATCCAATGTCCAACCTTACGTCCAGGCCACCAACATAGTCCGCATCTTAATAGGCAATGAAGTTTTGTCCACCACAAACAAGTTGTTCATTGCAGGCCTTGTTCCTGCCATGCAAACCCTCCACGCCGCCCTTGTCGATGCTTCGTTGGACCGCAAGATTAAAGTCTCTACCCCACACTCTCTAGGCATTCTTTCAAGTTCAAGCCCACCGTCCTCTGGCAAATTTAGGCAAGGCTATGACGTCCATGTGCTTAAGCCGTTGCTTAGTTTCTTGAAAGCCACCAATTCTCCTTTCATGGTGAACCCCTATCCTTATTTCGGATTCTCTGCGGACACACTTGATTACGCACTTTTCAGGCCAAATTCCGGCGTCTTTGATGACAAAACGAAACTCCTTTACACCAACATGTTGGATGCACAATTAGATGCTGTTTTTTCAGCCATGAAGCTTTTGGGCTTTGTGGACCTTGAGATTGTTATAGCCGAAACGGGCTGGCCATCAGAGTGTGATCCGGCCCAAGTTGGTGTTGACCCACAGAGTGCAGCGGATTACAATGGAAATCTCATTCGTCATGTGACATCCGGTAATGGCACCCCGTTGATGCCAAACCGGACTTTTGAGACGTACATCTTTGCCCTCTTCAATGAAAATCTCAAGCCCGGCCCAACATGCGAGAGGAATTTCGGGCTTTTCCGGCCCGACATGACACCAGTTTACAATGTCGGGATCCTCCGGCACACG GCTAGTTCGTCTACACCTTTGAACCCAGGCCCAGTTCCAGTTCCAGGTCTTGCACCAGAGAGCCCATCACCGCCACATGGCGAGAAACTATGGTGTCTCCCGAAGAGGAGAGCTGACGCGGAGGCCTTGCAGAGGAATATTGATTATGTTTGTGGGCTGGGATTGAATTGTGGGCCAATCAAACAAGGTGGGCCGTGCTTTATGCCCAACACAGTTCGAGCCCATGCAGCATATGCCATGAACCGCTACTTTCAAGCAATGGGAAGGAACGGTTATGATTGTGAGTTTGAAGGAACTGGAGCCACCACTGCCGTCGATCCAA GCTATGGAAAGTGCAAGTActga